The following proteins are co-located in the Colius striatus isolate bColStr4 chromosome 6, bColStr4.1.hap1, whole genome shotgun sequence genome:
- the GREM1 gene encoding gremlin-1, with protein sequence MVRTLCAISAVFLLMGFLLPTAEGRKRNRGSQGAIPPPDKDQPNDSEQMQTQQQSGSRHRERGKGTSMPAEEVLESSQEALHITERKYLKRDWCKTQPLKQTIHEEGCNSRTIINRFCYGQCNSFYIPRHVRKEEGSFQSCSFCKPKKFTTMTVTLNCPELQPPRKKKRITRVKECRCISIDLD encoded by the coding sequence ATGGTCCGCACACTGTGTGCCATCAGTGCTGTGTTTCTTCTGATGGGATTTCTGCTACCGACAGCagaagggagaaagaggaaTCGTGGATCTCAAGGTGCTATCCCTCCTCCTGACAAAGATCAGCCCAATGATTCAGAGCAAATGCAGACACAGCAGCAGTCAGGCTCTAGGCATCGAGAACGAGGAAAAGGCACCTCGATGCCTGCTGAAGAGGTGCTGGAGTCTAGTCAGGAGGCATTGCACATCACTGAGCGCAAATACCTAAAGCGGGATTGGTGTAAAACTCAACCCCTGAAACAAACTATCCACGAAGAAGGCTGCAACAGTCGTACCATTATCAACAGGTTCTGCTATGGCCAGTGCAACTCCTTCTACATCCCCAGGCATGTCCGTAAAGAAGAAGGCTCCTTCCAGTCTTGTTCCTTCTGCAAGCCCAAGAAATTCACCACCATGACTGTTACACTCAATTGCCCTGAGCTTCAGCCCccgaggaagaagaaaagaatcacCCGAGTTAAGGAATGCCGATGTATATCTATTGACTTGGACTGA